From Ipomoea triloba cultivar NCNSP0323 chromosome 5, ASM357664v1, the proteins below share one genomic window:
- the LOC116019387 gene encoding uncharacterized protein LOC116019387 yields the protein MGASESILSSSQRPVDEITTVSERVEGVDPVLEKLRSLQISKPILTSPLAESSLTDILVRKTPYASNSGCVDPKVLLELFSTYRNWQEDKVQKINKKQEEIDNKIEVVDALAIKLLQRYNYSVSAMKATSQHLSEVHVLQVELGELKGRLTEVISNCDALCKRIESEGPESLRSSIKPFTVVASVNPEDACRSNSLQSDTDDGPKIA from the exons atgggtgcatcagagtCAATTCTCTCGAGCTCACAG AGGCCGGTCGATGAGATTACCACTGTTTCGGAGCGCGTAGAAGGCGTAGATCCTGTGTTAGAGAAGCTGAGGTCCCTTCAAATT TCTAAGCCGATCCTGACGTCGCCACTAGCAGAGAGTAGTCTGACAGACATATTGGTGAGAAAGACGCCATATGCTTCGAATTCAG GTTGTGTAGACCCAAAAGTCCTACTGGAGCTCTTCTCTACATACCGTAATTGGCAAGAGGATAAGGTCCAGAAGATCAATAAAAAACAG GAAGAGATAGATAACAAAATAGAAGTGGTAGATGCATTGGCGATTAAGCTTCTTCAGCGGTACAACTACTCAGTCTCAGCAATGAAAGCAACATCACAGCATCTGTCAGAAG TACATGTATTACAAGTGGAACTTGGAGAGTTGAAAGGGAGATTGACTGAGGTAATCAGCAACTGCGATGCGTTGTGCAAGAGGATCGAGTCTGAAGGACCAGAATCGCTTCGATCTTCTATCAAGCCATTTACAGTAGTAGCCTCTGTGAACCCAGAAGATGCTTGCAGATCCAACTCTTTGCAAAGTGACACTGATGACGGGCCCAAGATTGCTTAG
- the LOC116018830 gene encoding histone H1, protein MASIGEVEKPTVEQPAGEAPGAAEQPQAAAKPVKEKKVRVPKEKKAKVPKTATHPPYFQMIKEAVSALNEKNGSSPYAIAKHMEEKHNGELPANFRKILGLQLKNSAAKGKLIKIKASYKLSEAGKKDETAKPNAAKKKPSSAAAAPKAVEEAKAAAVVKKKVAAKRSKKSTPKKPKQPKSIKSPAKKTRKAVAA, encoded by the exons ATGGCGTCGATCGGAGAAGTGGAGAAACCTACTGTGGAGCAGCCGGCCGGGGAGGCTCCAGGCGCGGCAGAGCAGCCTCAAGCGGCGGCGAAGCCTGTTAAGGAGAAGAAGGTTAGGGTTCCGAAAGAGAAAAAGGCTAAAGTTCCAAAAACTGCGACTCATCCTCCTTACTTTCAG ATGATCAAGGAGGCTGTGTCGGCTCTGAACGAGAAGAACGGCTCGAGTCCATACGCGATCGCGAAGCACATGGAGGAGAAGCACAATGGAGAACTGCCGGCGAATTTCCGGAAGATTCTAGGCCTGCAACTGAAGAACAGCGCCGCTAAAGGCAAGCTGATCAAAATCAAGGCTTCCTACAAGCTATCCGAGGCGGGTAAGAAGGACGAAACGGCTAAACCTAACGCAGCGAAGAAGAAACCGAGCAGTGCCGCGGCGGCGCCCAAAGCGGTTGAGGAAGCGaaggcggcggcggtggtgaAGAAGAAAGTTGCGGCTAAGAGGAGCAAGAAATCTACTCCGAAGAAGCCGAAGCAGCCCAAGTCTATCAAGTCTCCGGCGAAAAAGACCAGGAAGGCGGTTGCTGCATGA
- the LOC116018829 gene encoding kinesin-like protein KIN-7C, translating to MEGGGEEMMRGERILVSVRLRPLNEKEILRNDVSDWGCVNETTIVYRNVDLSASERSMFPSAYAFDRVFNSDCTTRKVYEEAAKEVALSVVNGFNSSVFAYGQTSSGKTYTMTGITEYAIADIYQHIQKHSERDYVLKFSAMEIYNESVRDLLSSDVTPLRLLDDPERGTVVEKLTEETVKDWNHVVDLLSICEAQRQIGETNLNETSSRSHQIIRLTVESSVREFLGRDSSNSLIATVNFVDLAGSERASQSLSAGARLKEGCHINRSLLTLGTVIRKLSKGGNGHIPFRDSKLTRILQASLGGNAKTAIICTMSPARSHVEQSRNTLLFASCAKEVTTNAQVNVVMSDKVLVKHLQRELARLESEMRSPTSDFETSDNAALLQEKDLQIEKLEKEVKELRMERDIAQAQVRDLMQMIGEERKSVIRVRDDESSVIRVRDDESSVIRVGLGNYPNLRVLRSADDQCPAPEMSIMTVPLSMDADVRTCSDGHSRSSSEDQFICVSSFEEDFLHNNNSSQRVVVSSSTFSETDSCQGWDDLEKQSDRISEDLCKEVRCIDIEDSEVNEPVRARYPFLEENSGFSARIAIGNIGKTDRENLSPYSIPASPRIEEDSRSSFVPLKLDHKLVFASSFDEDGKSNRELVLPVEDEQELASPSSEGCRKSAQDESKVDEELPCNQLSPNAMASDSSDLRSPRITISRSCEADLVIDPLSPWNEEVECPENTGSEKELNNEPQGFEKEISSYIKASMEEHFTVSADSGVGIELEEPPKEKTSDDDNAITDYTCDEGTKEMTAFQREEDVADFAVAAKETERGADKPIKTVKDVGLDPIEVELELKSFTSWPSEFRRLQKEIIELWHACNVSLVHRTYFLLLFQGDSSDAIYMEVELRRLSFLKDAYVRGQKTVLNGRVLSIEQSIKDLQAEKRMLTKQMMKKLTEQERVSLYLKWGIGLTTKTRRAQLVNRLWTRTDDMNHISDSAYLVAKLVRFMEVGKAPKEMFGLDFGTRTSPSYSFKRSLISLL from the exons ATGGAGGGAGGAGGAGAAGAGATGATGAGAGGGGAGAGGATTTTGGTGTCGGTGCGGCTAAGGCCTTTGAATGAGAAGGAGATTTTAAGGAATGATGTTTCAGATTGGGGATGTGTCAATGAAACCACCATTGTTTACAGGAATGTTGATCTTTCAGCTTCTGAGAGGTCTATGTTTCCCTCTGCCTATGCATTTG ACAGGGTATTTAACAGTGATTGCACCACGAGAAAGGTGTACGAGGAAGCAGCGAAGGAAGTTGCTCTATCGGTTGTAAATGGATTCAATT CAAGTGTTTTTGCGTATGGACAAACGAGCAGTGGAAAGACGTATACGATGACTGGAATTACTGAGTATGCGATTGCAGATATATATCAGCATATACAAAAA CATAGCGAGAGAGATTATGTTTTGAAGTTCTCTGCTATGGAGATCTACAACGAGTCCGTTAGAGACCTTCTCTCTTCGGATGTCACTCCACTTAGACTTCTGGATGATCCCGAG AGAGGGACGGTTGTTGAGAAACTCACGGAAGAAACTGTGAAGGACTGGAACCACGTGGTGGATCTTCTTTCCATATGCGAAG CTCAAAGACAGATTGGGGAAACCAACCTAAATGAAACGAGCTCCCGATCTCACCAAATAATCAGATTG ACAGTCGAAAGCTCAGTTCGTGAATTCTTAGGGAGGGACAGTTCAAACTCTCTTATAGCTACCGTG AATTTCGTTGATTTGGCCGGAAGTGAGCGTGCATCTCAATCTTTATCAGCTGGCGCCAGGCTGAAAGAAGGCTGTCATATAAACCGTAGTTTATTGACCCTGGGCACCGTGATTCGCAAATTAAG CAAGGGGGGAAATGGGCACATTCCTTTCAGAGATTCTAAGCTAACTCGGATACTACAAGCATCCTTAGGAGGCAATGCCAAGACAGCCATAATCTGTACAATGAGCCCTGCACGGTCTCATGTTGAGCAATCGAGAAATACACTTCTTTTTGCTAGTTGTGCCAAGGAAGTGACTACTAATGCTCAAGTGAATGTAGTTATGTCGGACAAAGTTTTGGTAAAGCATTTGCAAAGGGAGTTGGCAAGGCTCGAGAGTGAGATGAGGAGTCCAACCTCTGATTTTGAAACATCGGATAATGCTGCTTTATTGCAAGAGAAGGATCTGCAAATCGAAAAG CTTGAGAAGGAGGTAAAAGAATTGAGAATGGAGCGTGACATTGCTCAAGCGCAAGTTAGGGATTTGATGCAAATGATTGGGGAGGAACGGAAGTCAGTGATACGG GTTCGGGATGATGAAAGTTCAGTGATACGG GTTCGGGATGATGAAAGTTCAGTGATACGG GTTGGTTTGGGGAACTACCCAAATTTGCGAGTACTAAGGTCAGCGGATGACCAGTGCCCTGCACCCGAGATGTCCATTATGACGGTTCCTCTCTCGATGGATGCTGATGTCAGAACATGTTCCGATGGACACAGCCGGAGTAGCTCCGAGGATCAATTTATATGTGTCTCGAGCTTTGAAGAGGATTtccttcataataataattcttctCAACGAGTAGTAGTTAGTAGCTCAACGTTTAGTGAAACCGATTCTTGTCAGGGATGGGATGATCTAGAAAAACAAAGCGATAGGATTTCGGAGGATCTATGCAAGGAAGTTCGGTGCATTGATATAGAAGATTCAGAAGTTAATGAACCAGTAAGAGCAAGATATCCATTTCTCGAAGAAAACAGTGGATTTTCAGCGAGAATTGCTATTGGAAATATAGGGAAAACAGATCGGGAAAATCTATCGCCGTACAGTATACCAGCATCACCTCGAATCGAGGAAGATAGCAGATCATCATTTGTGCCATTGAAATTAGACCACAAATTGGTATTTGCATCGTCATTTGATGAAGACGGGAAATCTAATCGAGAATTGGTCTTACCTGTTGAGGATGAGCAAGAACTAGCGTCACCATCATCCGAGGGTTGCAGAAAATCAGCACAAGACGAATCAAAGGTAGATGAGGAGTTACCGTGCAATCAATTGTCACCAAATGCGATGGCAAGTGATTCATCTGACTTGAGAAGCCCAAGAATAACGATAAGTAGAAGCTGTGAAGCTGATCTAGTTATCGATCCATTATCTCCATGGAACGAAGAGGTAGAATGCCCCGAGAACACTGGCTCAGAGAAAGAATTGAATAACGAACCTCAGGGTTTTGAAAAGGAAATTTCTTCGTACATCAAAGCCTCCATGGAAGAGCATTTCACTGTTTCTGCAGACAGTGGTGTTGGTATTGAGCTTGAAGAACCACCAAAAGAGAAAACTTCCGATGATGATAATGCTATTACTGACTATACATGCGATGAGGGGACTAAGGAAATGACTGCTTTTCAACGTGAGGAGGACGTCGCTGATTTTGCTGTGGCC GCTAAGGAAACTGAGCGAGGGGCAGATAAGCCAATAAAGACTGTAAAAGATGTCGGCCTGGACCCAATAGAAGTTGAACTCGAACTCAAAAGTTTTACCAGTTGGCCATCGGAATTCAGGAGACTCCAAAAGGAGATAATCGAACTGTGGCATGCTTGCAATGTTTCGCTTGTTCACCGAACATATTTCCTCCTACTTTTCCAAGGCGATTCCTCTGATGCTATCTATATGGAGGTAGAGTTGAGGAGACTCTCCTTCCTCAAGGACGCATATGTTCGTGGCCAGAAGACGGTCTTGAATGGACGTGTCTTATCAATTGAACAAAG CATTAAGGATCTTCAAGCAGAGAAACGGATGCTGACGAAGCAAATGATGAAGAAGCTAACAGAACAAGAGCGCGTGAGCCTCTACCTGAAGTGGGGGATCGGGCTTACTACAAAAACCAGGAGGGCGCAGTTGGTTAACCGGTTGTGGACCAGGACAGACGATATGAACCACATCTCGGACAGCGCCTACTTAGTTGCTAAGCTCGTGAGGTTCATGGAGGTCGGGAAGGCTCCAAAGGAAATGTTTGGGCTCGACTTTGGAACCCGTACTTCGCCGAGCTATAGCTTCAAGCGCAGCTTGATTTCGCTTTTGTAG